Proteins found in one Lycium ferocissimum isolate CSIRO_LF1 chromosome 6, AGI_CSIRO_Lferr_CH_V1, whole genome shotgun sequence genomic segment:
- the LOC132060217 gene encoding protein TONNEAU 1a-like gives MDDYTREMMDLKTLVTRTLEKKGVLAKIRAELRSSVFEAIEDEDRVIEKDESLPPALLGSCNDQAKQLHHSPSGRLLTALICEYLDWAQLNHTFKVYLPECNLPKESWKSELKEFSSKNGYDLNRNGDSAPLLLDVLEGFLKYENFSQTRGAGRRLATPDAESLSNTEARNIKKPSSSSVAGGLPPLGRPSHAAQSSDRRAGSSISGYRKDEYNWRHENEELPQDVMQASSALENLQLDRKAWNLTTSWRHRGDGMSEDDGRIE, from the exons ATGGACGATTACACGCGAGAAATGATGGACCTGAAAACCCTAGTTACACGAACCCTAGAGAAAAAAGGCGTTCTCGCTAAGATCCGA GCCGAACTTAGATCAAGCGTTTTTGAGGCAATTGAAGATGAGGATAGGGTAATTGAGAAGGATGAAAGCTTGCCTCCTGCACTATTGGGTAGCTGCAATGATCAGGCAAAACAACTCCATCATTCACCTTCAG GAAGGCTGCTAACTGCACTTATATGTGAATATTTGGATTGGGCTCAATTAAACCATACATTCAAAGTGTATTTGCCAGAGTGTAACTTG CCAAAGGAGTCATGGAAATCTGAGCTAAAAGAATTTAGCAGCAAGAACGGATATGATCTTAACAGGAATGGTGACAGTGCTCCCTTGCTTTTGGATGTTCTTGAAGGATTCTTGAAATACGAG AATTTCTCTCAAACAAGGGGTGCTGGAAGGAGATTGGCAACACCAGATGCTGAATCTCTGTCCAATACTGAAGCTAGGAATATTAAGAAGCCTTCCTCATCTTCAGTTGCCGGGGGCTTACCGCCATTGGGAAG GCCAAGTCATGCTGCCCAGTCATCTG ACAGAAGGGCAGGTTCATCTATATCCGGATATAGGAAAGATGAATACAACTGGAGGCATGAAAATGAGGAGCTTCCGCAGGATGTAATGCAAGCCTCATCTGCCTTAGAAAACCTTCAATTGGACAGAAAAGCTTGGAACCTTACCACTTCATGGCG GCACAGAGGTGATGGCATGTCTGAGGATGATGGCAGGATAGAGTAG
- the LOC132060218 gene encoding large ribosomal subunit protein uL10c has product MEATLFSLPSSSSHSYPFSLKSHFNNPFIIPANTHSKQLKPKSRTLIIRSAISRTKKEETVETVKQQLEDCYLLAGISYKGLTVKQFQELRSQLPETSKLLVAKNTLVLKAIEGTKWEALKPCMKGMNAWLFVHSEEIPAALKPYRAFQKEKKLEENDFTGGVFEGKFYGPDEFKTLENLPTRAEIYAQLLGSLKGPASAVVGTIQAPARNLVMVLQAYVKKLEEEGGSQ; this is encoded by the exons ATGGAGGCTACTCTTTTCTCCTTACCCTCTTCTTCCTCTCACTCATACCCATTTTCCCTAAAATCCCATTTCAACAACCCTTTCATAATTCCAGCCAACACACAttccaaacaactcaaaccaaAATCAAGAACTCTAATTATCAGGTCAGCAATAAGCAGAACCAAGAAAGAAGAAACAGTTGAAACAGTGAAACAACAACTTGAAGATTGTTACCTTTTAGCTGGTATCAGTTACAAGGGTTTAACTGTTAAGCAATTTCAAGAACTCAGGTCTCAATTACCTGAAACATCAAAGCTTCTTGTTGCTAAGAATACTTTGGTACTTAAAGCTATTGAAGGGACTAAATGGGAAGCATTGAAACCTTGTATGAAAG GTATGAATGCTTGGCTTTTTGTTCATAGTGAGGAGATTCCAGCTGCGTTAAAGCCTTATAGGGCTTTTcagaaggagaagaaattggaggaaaatgaTTTTACTGGTGGGGTTTTTGAAGGGAAGTTTTATGGGCCTGATGAGTTCAAGACACTCGAGAATTTGCCTACAAGAGCAGAGATTTATGCACAACTTCTTGGGTCTTTGAAAGGACCGGCTTCGGCCGTTGTTGGGACTATTCAGGCTCCAGCGAGGAATTTGGTTATGGTGCTTCAAGCTTATGtaaagaaattggaggaagaaGGTGGAAGTCAATAG